From Lawsonia intracellularis PHE/MN1-00, the proteins below share one genomic window:
- the nifU gene encoding Fe-S cluster assembly protein NifU, with protein MWEYTDTVKELFLRPKNAGELPDANAIGEVGSLSCGDALKLFLKINENEVIEDASFLTFGCGSAIASSSILTEMLKGKTVEEASKITNKDIVAQLGGLPREKMHCSVMGEEALEAALKNWRGEATSGPHCHDEVIVCKCFGVSDEHIRKTVAENDLKTVDEVTDYTKAGGGCGDCLEDIQVILDELQGLLKKETTSKPVLTNVQRMQKILHLLDEEINPVLKTDGGSVELIDVNGPLVTVAMRGNCTGCKSRQITLSQFIEKILHEHVDSDIIVEEVNA; from the coding sequence ATGTGGGAATATACTGATACTGTTAAAGAGCTTTTTCTTCGTCCTAAGAATGCAGGAGAACTTCCTGACGCAAATGCTATTGGTGAAGTTGGAAGCCTTTCTTGTGGGGATGCATTAAAACTCTTTTTAAAAATTAATGAAAATGAAGTTATTGAAGATGCTTCATTTCTTACCTTTGGTTGTGGGAGTGCCATAGCTTCAAGTTCAATTTTGACTGAAATGTTAAAAGGTAAAACTGTTGAAGAAGCATCAAAAATTACTAATAAAGATATTGTAGCACAACTTGGTGGTCTTCCTAGAGAAAAAATGCACTGTTCTGTTATGGGAGAAGAAGCTCTTGAAGCAGCTTTAAAAAATTGGAGAGGAGAGGCTACTAGTGGTCCACATTGTCATGATGAAGTTATTGTATGTAAATGTTTTGGTGTCTCAGACGAACATATTCGTAAAACTGTGGCAGAAAATGATCTTAAAACAGTAGATGAGGTTACTGATTATACAAAAGCTGGTGGTGGTTGTGGAGATTGTTTAGAAGATATTCAAGTTATTCTTGATGAACTCCAAGGTCTTTTAAAAAAAGAAACAACCTCTAAACCTGTTCTTACAAATGTCCAAAGAATGCAAAAAATTCTTCATCTTTTAGATGAAGAAATAAATCCGGTATTAAAAACAGATGGTGGTAGTGTAGAACTTATTGATGTTAATGGACCATTAGTAACAGTCGCTATGAGAGGTAACTGTACAGGCTGTAAGTCTCGTCAAATTACACTTTCACAATTTATAGAGAAAATTCTTCATGAGCATGTTGATTCTGACATTATTGTTGAGGAGGTTAATGCATGA
- a CDS encoding cytochrome ubiquinol oxidase subunit I yields the protein MDVVMLSRLQFAVAVFFHFIFVPLTLGLTVILALMETKYVKTGEEVYKKMAKFWGKLFLINFTLGVVTGITLEFQFGTNWSKYSEYVGDVFGSLLAIEATAAFFLESIFIAVWAFGWDKIGKKMHLTAIWLVAFASNMSALWIILANGWMQHPVGYVLRNGRAELDDFMAVFLNPYGWGQFFHTIFASWMLSGFFVLGISAWHLYRKNQMDFFKRSVNIAAPFTLIFAIIVALLGHQQGQSVAHHQPAKLAAMECHWETGSDVPMYLLVWPDVEEKRNIIQALPIPGLLSFLADNTTSAEVVGLNSFPDDDLPPILPTFLSFRFMVATGLLFILFAWLAWWYRDRLEYHPKLLKCLIYLIPLPYLSIMAGWAVAEIGRQPWIVYGLMRTKDAVSPIPESSVWISLISFIVVYSFLGILDIYLLAKYGRKGPQA from the coding sequence ATGGATGTTGTTATGCTGTCACGGCTCCAGTTTGCTGTAGCTGTTTTTTTTCACTTTATCTTTGTTCCTCTTACACTTGGACTAACGGTCATTCTTGCTTTAATGGAAACAAAGTATGTGAAGACTGGTGAAGAAGTGTATAAAAAAATGGCTAAATTCTGGGGAAAACTATTCTTAATAAATTTTACGTTAGGAGTAGTTACAGGTATTACCCTTGAATTTCAATTTGGTACAAACTGGTCTAAGTATTCTGAATATGTAGGTGATGTTTTTGGTTCTTTATTAGCCATTGAAGCCACAGCAGCTTTCTTCCTTGAATCAATATTTATTGCTGTATGGGCCTTTGGTTGGGATAAAATTGGGAAGAAAATGCATCTTACGGCAATATGGTTAGTAGCCTTTGCCTCTAATATGTCTGCTCTTTGGATTATCCTTGCTAATGGTTGGATGCAACATCCTGTAGGATATGTATTAAGAAATGGCCGTGCTGAGTTAGATGATTTTATGGCTGTTTTCTTAAATCCATATGGTTGGGGACAATTTTTTCATACTATTTTTGCTTCATGGATGTTATCAGGGTTCTTTGTTCTAGGAATCTCTGCTTGGCATCTCTATCGTAAAAATCAAATGGATTTCTTCAAGCGTTCAGTTAACATAGCTGCTCCATTTACATTAATATTTGCTATTATTGTTGCATTATTAGGACATCAGCAAGGTCAATCTGTTGCTCATCATCAACCAGCAAAACTTGCTGCTATGGAATGTCACTGGGAAACAGGAAGTGATGTACCTATGTATCTTCTTGTTTGGCCAGATGTTGAAGAAAAACGCAATATTATCCAAGCACTTCCTATTCCTGGATTATTAAGTTTTCTTGCAGACAATACAACAAGTGCTGAAGTTGTAGGCCTAAATAGCTTTCCAGATGACGACCTTCCTCCTATTTTACCTACCTTCCTTTCATTTCGATTTATGGTAGCTACTGGTCTACTATTCATTCTTTTTGCATGGCTAGCTTGGTGGTATAGAGATAGGCTTGAATATCACCCTAAGCTACTAAAATGTCTTATCTATCTTATTCCACTACCATACTTATCAATTATGGCTGGCTGGGCAGTAGCTGAAATAGGAAGACAACCTTGGATTGTTTATGGACTTATGAGAACAAAGGATGCTGTTTCCCCTATTCCAGAATCTTCAGTCTGGATTTCCCTTATAAGTTTCATTGTAGTTTACTCATTTCTTGGCATTTTAGATATTTATCTCCTAGCCAAATACGGACGTAAAGGTCCCCAGGCATAA
- a CDS encoding DUF3880 domain-containing protein: MSSLYCNITYNDRKVVFDELGRKKTLASGKDDFVDLFGNSIKQISFDNHPILLLGIGPFPNAWQQLFINQEENKKIFWIESPLFEKQMPEEWHKCIPAHWKKISLKELLELHTFLKLSDCRIYRYLPSYRLFSTFWGMVVGKLQLTHLNYAPSLSSSSIILSGTEKELLTYELNIACQQIGFTPLYFPHQGTLSQLCQIVKEQQPSLFLSINLQGLDSEGYFFYLLQAAKIPVAIWLVDNPWHVLSKLRSPWWKEATLFTTDHSFIYELHKHGAQNVYALPLAAWTKTLLPNSTNSTIHSLNPLVFIGNASFPNKKKFFSGLQLPSSIISQAKLQLNNNDPPHVHWWVKKLAIKQYWPDKKIRLAGLGAEECSLLKRQLWLTIAAEKGLTLFGNPEWKYLLPPKTDVRSPIDYYKTVPHVYNQAKYTLNVTSLLLPKGLTQRHFDVWMFDGFLITDATPGLSLFPKELTEFIAIQSAKDLHSCIERFEKDTTLRLHLMHAWKKHLIDFHLYSNRLQNILSLLQINI, from the coding sequence ATGAGTTCTTTGTATTGTAATATAACTTACAATGATAGAAAAGTTGTTTTTGATGAGTTAGGTAGAAAAAAAACATTGGCTTCTGGAAAAGACGACTTTGTTGATCTTTTTGGTAACTCTATAAAACAGATAAGTTTTGATAATCACCCTATATTATTACTTGGTATTGGACCTTTTCCCAATGCTTGGCAACAACTCTTTATTAATCAAGAGGAAAATAAAAAAATTTTTTGGATAGAAAGTCCTTTGTTTGAAAAACAAATGCCAGAAGAATGGCATAAATGTATTCCAGCTCATTGGAAAAAAATATCCCTTAAAGAACTACTTGAACTTCATACATTTCTAAAACTATCAGATTGTCGTATCTATCGATATCTCCCTTCATATCGCCTTTTTTCAACATTTTGGGGCATGGTTGTTGGAAAACTACAATTAACACATCTTAATTATGCACCATCTCTTTCATCTTCTTCTATCATTCTATCAGGAACTGAAAAAGAACTTTTAACCTACGAACTTAATATAGCCTGTCAACAAATTGGTTTTACTCCACTATACTTTCCTCATCAAGGAACTCTATCCCAACTTTGTCAAATAGTTAAAGAACAACAACCAAGTTTATTTCTTTCTATTAATCTGCAAGGACTTGATAGTGAAGGTTATTTTTTCTACTTATTACAAGCAGCAAAGATCCCTGTAGCAATTTGGTTAGTAGATAACCCATGGCATGTACTTTCTAAACTCCGATCACCTTGGTGGAAAGAAGCAACACTTTTTACTACTGATCATAGTTTTATTTATGAACTTCATAAGCATGGTGCACAAAATGTGTATGCTTTACCTCTAGCAGCATGGACAAAAACATTACTGCCTAATTCTACCAATTCAACAATTCATTCTTTAAACCCATTAGTATTTATTGGTAATGCTTCCTTCCCTAACAAAAAGAAATTTTTTTCTGGGTTACAACTACCAAGCTCAATAATATCTCAAGCAAAACTTCAACTAAATAACAATGATCCTCCCCATGTCCATTGGTGGGTTAAAAAGCTTGCTATTAAACAATACTGGCCTGATAAAAAGATACGTTTAGCTGGACTTGGTGCTGAGGAGTGTTCACTACTCAAACGTCAACTATGGCTAACTATTGCTGCAGAAAAAGGACTTACGCTTTTTGGTAATCCTGAGTGGAAATATCTTCTTCCCCCTAAAACCGATGTCAGGAGTCCTATTGATTACTATAAAACAGTCCCTCATGTATATAATCAGGCAAAGTATACTCTTAATGTTACAAGCCTCCTTCTTCCTAAAGGACTTACTCAACGACATTTTGACGTATGGATGTTTGATGGATTTCTTATCACAGACGCAACACCAGGATTATCCCTTTTCCCAAAAGAATTAACCGAATTTATTGCCATACAATCAGCAAAAGATCTTCATAGTTGTATTGAAAGATTTGAAAAAGATACGACTCTCCGATTACATCTTATGCATGCTTGGAAAAAGCATTTAATAGATTTTCACTTATATTCAAATAGGTTACAAAATATTTTATCTTTATTACAGATTAACATATAA
- a CDS encoding FprA family A-type flavoprotein encodes MKPVEITNDIYWIGAVDFNKRNFHGYSRSPQGTTYNSYLICDEKNVIFDTVDEEYSGVMFCRLAKRLPVDKVDYIVINHTEKDHAGALSELVTHCKPEKIFTSNIGKKFLDAQFDTREWPIEIVSTGDSISIGKRTIQFLDTRMLHWPDSMVSYIPEEKLLISNDIFGQNLATSERFADQCDPSSVKKRTKEYFYNIILPFSTQVRKTLDNFKEIQLDIQIIAPDHGVIYRTAEDCDRVLNLYREMAEQKLKQRAVIVFETMWGSTKKMAYAIGSGFDEENVPYSIIDIQKNHHSDVMTALADASGIIIGSATHNNSYLPGIADLLHYMQGLRPKNLIGGGFGSYGWSGEAAKDIQAILSSIGVETPSEPLRGTFIPKHQLLRDCFNFGKTIAQALKNKGQY; translated from the coding sequence ATGAAACCTGTTGAAATAACTAACGATATTTACTGGATAGGTGCTGTCGACTTTAATAAAAGAAATTTTCATGGATATAGCCGGTCACCTCAAGGTACAACATATAACTCATACCTTATCTGTGATGAAAAAAATGTTATTTTTGATACAGTAGATGAAGAATATTCAGGAGTAATGTTTTGTAGACTTGCTAAACGGCTCCCTGTAGATAAAGTTGATTATATTGTTATTAACCATACAGAAAAAGATCATGCAGGAGCTTTAAGTGAGCTTGTTACCCACTGCAAACCAGAAAAAATTTTTACATCAAATATAGGTAAAAAATTCTTAGATGCCCAATTTGACACAAGAGAGTGGCCTATTGAAATTGTATCAACAGGAGACTCTATCTCTATTGGAAAAAGAACAATACAGTTTCTAGATACTCGCATGCTCCATTGGCCAGATAGTATGGTATCTTATATCCCCGAAGAAAAACTTCTTATAAGTAATGATATTTTTGGCCAAAACTTAGCAACATCTGAACGCTTTGCAGATCAGTGTGATCCATCAAGTGTTAAAAAGCGTACTAAAGAATATTTCTATAACATCATCCTCCCTTTTTCTACACAAGTTAGAAAAACATTAGATAATTTTAAAGAAATACAACTTGATATACAAATCATAGCTCCAGATCATGGTGTCATTTATAGAACAGCTGAAGACTGTGATAGAGTTCTTAATCTCTATAGAGAAATGGCAGAACAAAAATTAAAACAACGTGCTGTTATTGTCTTTGAAACAATGTGGGGATCAACAAAAAAAATGGCTTATGCTATAGGCTCAGGTTTTGATGAAGAAAATGTCCCCTACTCTATTATTGATATACAAAAAAATCACCATAGTGATGTTATGACTGCTTTAGCTGATGCCAGTGGTATTATCATAGGCTCAGCTACACATAATAACTCCTACCTTCCAGGAATTGCAGATCTACTTCACTATATGCAAGGACTTCGTCCTAAAAATCTTATTGGAGGTGGCTTTGGCTCTTATGGCTGGTCTGGTGAAGCAGCAAAAGATATTCAAGCAATATTAAGTTCAATTGGTGTAGAAACACCATCTGAACCTCTAAGAGGGACATTCATACCTAAACATCAACTACTAAGAGATTGTTTTAATTTTGGAAAAACTATTGCACAGGCACTAAAAAATAAAGGACAATATTAA
- a CDS encoding RlmE family RNA methyltransferase yields the protein MKPYRDYYFLKAKHEKYPARSIYKLKEIDNRFCLFQKGMSVLDLGASPGSWSLGAAEKVGKTGRVVSCDIQTITIPLPSNVSFFQEDIFHRSDSFNNILIKEGPFHVIMSDMAPQTTGVKITDHSRSLELCLEALAIAKCYLLQQGSFIVKIFMGADTIELVKEMRQHFERVTSFKPCSSRTKSKEIFYVGLGFKRFTTS from the coding sequence ATGAAACCGTATAGAGACTATTATTTTCTTAAAGCTAAACATGAAAAATATCCTGCACGATCTATTTATAAACTTAAAGAAATAGATAATCGTTTTTGTTTATTTCAAAAAGGAATGAGTGTTCTTGATTTAGGAGCATCTCCAGGTTCATGGTCCCTTGGTGCTGCTGAAAAAGTTGGAAAAACAGGGAGAGTGGTATCTTGTGATATTCAAACAATAACTATCCCTTTACCTTCTAATGTTTCTTTTTTTCAAGAAGATATTTTTCATCGTTCAGACTCATTTAATAATATACTAATAAAAGAAGGTCCTTTTCATGTTATAATGAGTGATATGGCTCCTCAAACGACAGGGGTAAAAATTACAGATCATTCTAGATCTCTTGAATTATGCCTAGAGGCACTTGCTATAGCTAAGTGCTATCTATTACAACAAGGTAGTTTTATTGTGAAAATATTTATGGGAGCTGATACTATAGAGCTTGTAAAAGAAATGCGGCAGCATTTTGAGAGAGTTACATCTTTTAAACCTTGTAGCTCTCGTACAAAAAGTAAAGAAATATTTTATGTTGGATTAGGTTTTAAAAGATTTACTACTTCTTAA
- a CDS encoding YebC/PmpR family DNA-binding transcriptional regulator → MAGHSKWANIQHRKGRQDAKRGKEFTKAAKEIIIAAKNGGDPSGNPRLRAAIAAAKSINLPKDKIEAAIRKGTGQDSGGDITEIMYEGYGPGGVAVLIEVATDNRNRSVADLRHIMSKNGGSMGESGSVSWMFERKGVFVFEKTAYSEEELMEAALAAGADDLHDEGDTWEIHTSMSDFNTVREAFESDKLIMQSAELAMIPQNMISVDIETAKKVVKLLEALEDYDDVQQVYSNVDIPDEIMNEL, encoded by the coding sequence ATGGCCGGGCATAGTAAATGGGCCAATATTCAGCATCGTAAAGGTCGACAGGATGCTAAGAGAGGGAAAGAATTTACAAAAGCTGCAAAAGAAATCATTATTGCTGCTAAAAATGGTGGTGATCCTTCAGGTAATCCTCGTTTACGAGCTGCAATTGCAGCAGCAAAGTCTATTAACCTTCCTAAAGATAAAATAGAGGCAGCTATCCGTAAAGGGACAGGGCAAGATAGTGGTGGAGATATAACAGAAATTATGTATGAAGGATACGGGCCTGGTGGTGTAGCAGTTCTTATAGAAGTTGCTACTGACAATCGTAACCGTTCTGTAGCAGATTTACGACATATAATGTCAAAAAATGGTGGGTCAATGGGAGAATCCGGCTCTGTAAGTTGGATGTTTGAGCGTAAAGGCGTTTTTGTTTTTGAAAAAACTGCCTATTCTGAAGAAGAACTTATGGAAGCAGCGCTTGCAGCTGGTGCAGATGATCTTCATGATGAAGGAGATACATGGGAAATTCATACTTCTATGTCTGATTTTAATACAGTCAGAGAAGCGTTTGAATCAGATAAACTAATAATGCAGTCAGCTGAGCTTGCTATGATTCCTCAAAATATGATTTCTGTGGATATAGAAACAGCTAAAAAAGTTGTTAAGCTTCTTGAAGCATTAGAAGACTATGATGACGTTCAACAAGTTTATTCAAATGTAGATATCCCTGATGAAATAATGAATGAATTATAA
- the rd gene encoding rubredoxin: MTKYECDVCGWVYDPEEGDPEHGIAPGTAFEDIPDDWVCPVCGAGKADFSPID; this comes from the coding sequence ATGACAAAGTATGAATGTGATGTATGTGGCTGGGTATATGATCCTGAAGAGGGAGATCCAGAGCATGGAATTGCTCCAGGAACAGCATTTGAAGATATTCCTGATGACTGGGTTTGTCCTGTTTGTGGCGCAGGCAAAGCTGACTTTTCTCCTATAGACTAA
- a CDS encoding desulfoferrodoxin → MSKQFEIYKCEKCGNIVELLFASSGTLSCCGQPMTLMNDSNTSGAKEKHVPIIENNGSGCKVTVSTVIHPMEEKHWIEWIEIVTIDGHHCKKFLNPGDEPIAYFNYPLEQIAYAREYCNLHGLWEVSVN, encoded by the coding sequence ATGTCAAAGCAGTTTGAAATATATAAATGTGAAAAGTGTGGAAATATCGTTGAATTGCTTTTTGCCTCAAGTGGTACTCTTTCCTGTTGTGGTCAACCTATGACTCTTATGAATGATAGTAATACATCTGGAGCTAAAGAAAAACATGTACCTATTATTGAAAATAATGGTTCAGGTTGCAAGGTAACTGTAAGTACAGTAATCCATCCAATGGAAGAAAAACACTGGATCGAATGGATTGAAATTGTTACAATCGATGGACACCATTGTAAAAAATTCCTTAATCCTGGAGATGAACCAATAGCATACTTTAACTATCCATTAGAGCAAATTGCTTATGCCAGAGAATACTGTAATCTTCATGGATTATGGGAAGTAAGCGTTAATTAG
- a CDS encoding glycine zipper domain-containing protein — MKGISVVILALFLLLTSCTNLTKTQQGALTGVAGGALVGAGISAIAGGSGTIGALLGGALGGIAGGVVGHNEEKKQ; from the coding sequence ATGAAAGGAATATCTGTAGTTATATTAGCTTTATTTTTACTTTTAACAAGTTGTACAAATCTTACTAAAACTCAACAAGGAGCATTGACTGGTGTCGCTGGTGGAGCACTTGTAGGTGCTGGTATAAGTGCGATTGCAGGAGGAAGTGGCACAATTGGGGCTCTCCTTGGTGGAGCTCTTGGAGGAATAGCTGGAGGAGTTGTTGGTCATAATGAAGAAAAAAAGCAATAG
- the ruvC gene encoding crossover junction endodeoxyribonuclease RuvC yields the protein MISVIGIDPGSRNTGWGIVHEVSGVLHLVCCGVIQPSCNGSFAERLAHIFQEISSIIMKYKPVEASVEQVFTAQNPLTALKLGQARGAAVVACANQGLLIKDYEATTIKKTLVGHGRATKEQVSFMVGRSLGVKPDWPIDTSDALATAICHLTIRRFENRTARVAKTL from the coding sequence GTGATTAGTGTTATTGGTATTGATCCTGGCTCCAGAAATACAGGTTGGGGTATTGTCCATGAGGTTTCTGGAGTATTACATTTAGTTTGTTGTGGTGTTATCCAACCATCTTGTAATGGTTCATTTGCAGAGCGCCTTGCACATATTTTTCAGGAAATAAGTTCTATTATTATGAAATATAAACCTGTTGAAGCATCTGTAGAGCAAGTTTTTACAGCTCAAAATCCACTAACAGCATTAAAACTTGGACAGGCCAGAGGTGCTGCTGTGGTTGCTTGTGCAAATCAAGGGCTATTAATTAAAGATTATGAAGCTACAACAATTAAAAAGACGTTAGTTGGTCATGGAAGAGCTACAAAAGAGCAAGTAAGCTTTATGGTAGGACGCTCTCTTGGTGTGAAACCAGATTGGCCTATAGATACAAGCGATGCATTAGCAACAGCTATTTGTCATCTTACAATCCGACGTTTTGAAAATAGAACTGCAAGAGTAGCTAAGACATTATAG
- the cydB gene encoding cytochrome d ubiquinol oxidase subunit II: MLETIWFVLWGLLWAVYFVLDGFDLGMGSLMPFLAKTDTEKRIIYNAAGPYWDGNEVWLITAGGATFAAFPKAYAVMFSALYAPLLIILFALIFRAVAFEFRNKIDTPFWRSLWDLFLFLGNFIPALLLGVAFANLFMGIPIDRYGVYYGNLLMLLNPYGILGGIFFVIMFCVHGALWLALKSEGLLHAKAVVTAKGLWFILAALTIAFLVMTYYYTNLYDNYEITPALLAFPVIAALSLIFIQLMLNKEKLLLAWICSALFILCVTFFGVLGMYPSLIISSINPTYSVTIMNGASSPLTLKIMLGVVIGCIPIVIAYQAWVYYTFAHKVTSESIHADDHAY; the protein is encoded by the coding sequence ATGCTTGAAACAATATGGTTTGTTCTTTGGGGACTGCTTTGGGCAGTATACTTTGTACTTGATGGATTTGATCTAGGAATGGGTTCACTCATGCCATTTCTAGCAAAAACAGATACTGAAAAACGTATAATTTATAATGCAGCTGGACCCTATTGGGATGGAAATGAAGTTTGGCTTATTACTGCAGGAGGAGCTACTTTTGCAGCTTTCCCTAAAGCGTATGCTGTCATGTTTAGTGCATTATATGCTCCTCTTCTTATTATACTCTTTGCCTTAATTTTCCGGGCAGTTGCATTTGAGTTCAGAAATAAAATAGATACTCCCTTCTGGCGTAGTTTATGGGATTTATTTCTATTTTTAGGAAATTTTATTCCTGCTCTACTACTAGGAGTAGCATTTGCTAATTTATTTATGGGAATTCCTATTGATAGATATGGTGTATATTATGGCAATCTACTAATGCTGTTAAATCCATATGGTATCTTAGGTGGTATTTTCTTTGTTATCATGTTCTGTGTACATGGAGCACTATGGCTTGCACTAAAGTCTGAAGGCCTACTTCATGCCAAAGCTGTTGTAACAGCTAAAGGATTGTGGTTTATTCTTGCAGCATTAACTATAGCCTTTCTTGTCATGACTTATTACTATACTAACCTTTATGACAATTATGAAATTACACCAGCGCTTCTTGCATTTCCTGTTATAGCTGCTCTTTCACTTATCTTTATCCAGCTTATGCTTAATAAAGAAAAGCTCTTGCTTGCATGGATTTGTAGTGCGTTATTCATCTTATGTGTAACATTCTTTGGTGTACTAGGAATGTATCCAAGTTTAATCATCTCTAGTATAAATCCAACATATAGTGTAACAATCATGAATGGGGCATCTAGTCCTTTAACACTTAAAATTATGTTAGGTGTTGTCATTGGTTGTATACCTATTGTTATTGCCTACCAGGCATGGGTTTACTATACTTTTGCTCATAAAGTAACATCTGAATCTATCCATGCTGATGATCATGCTTATTAA
- the nifS gene encoding cysteine desulfurase NifS, with protein MNTVIYFDNNATTQVAPEVVEVMMPFFSEYYGNASSMHTFGGAVGRYIQNAREQVASLIGAEPEEVFFTSCGTESDASAIWSAIQLHPEKRHIITTRVEHAAILSVCNNLESKGYKVTYLDVDNKGRLDLDELRSSITHNTAIVSIMYANNETGTIFPIQQIAEIVKEKDVLFHTDAVQAVGKIPVDLKALNIDYLSLSGHKIHAPKGIGAFYVKTGTRYRPYLRGGHQEFNRRAGTENVPYVIGLGKAAELAQDYLEKTNGDDIKVLRDNLEKQILTITDTVVNGDIDNRVPNTTNISFRNIEGEAILLLMDQHGICASSGSACTSGSLEPSHVLRAMGVPFTYAHGSIRFSLSRYSTADEVNIVVKELPAIIERLREISPFKIDT; from the coding sequence ATGAATACGGTTATCTACTTTGACAACAATGCTACTACACAAGTAGCCCCTGAAGTTGTTGAAGTCATGATGCCTTTTTTTAGTGAGTATTATGGAAATGCTTCAAGCATGCATACTTTTGGAGGAGCTGTTGGAAGATATATCCAAAATGCAAGAGAGCAGGTTGCATCCCTTATTGGTGCTGAACCAGAAGAAGTCTTTTTTACTTCTTGTGGAACAGAGAGTGATGCTTCTGCTATATGGTCTGCTATACAGCTCCACCCTGAAAAGAGGCATATTATTACAACACGTGTTGAACATGCGGCTATCCTTTCTGTTTGTAACAATCTTGAATCAAAGGGATATAAAGTTACCTACTTAGATGTAGATAATAAGGGTAGACTAGATTTAGATGAATTAAGATCTTCTATAACACACAATACAGCTATTGTTTCTATTATGTATGCTAATAATGAAACAGGAACTATCTTTCCTATTCAACAAATTGCTGAAATTGTGAAAGAAAAAGATGTATTGTTTCATACGGATGCTGTTCAAGCAGTAGGGAAGATACCTGTAGATCTTAAGGCCTTAAATATAGATTATCTTTCTTTATCAGGGCATAAAATTCATGCACCTAAAGGGATAGGAGCATTTTATGTCAAGACAGGAACTCGATATAGACCATATTTAAGAGGTGGACATCAAGAGTTTAACCGTCGTGCTGGAACAGAGAATGTACCTTATGTGATTGGTCTTGGGAAAGCAGCTGAACTTGCTCAGGATTATTTAGAAAAAACTAATGGTGATGATATAAAGGTGTTACGTGATAATTTAGAAAAACAGATACTTACTATTACAGATACAGTTGTAAATGGAGATATAGATAATCGAGTTCCAAACACAACAAACATTTCATTTAGGAATATTGAAGGAGAAGCTATTCTATTATTAATGGATCAACATGGTATTTGTGCAAGTTCTGGTTCAGCATGTACTTCTGGTAGTCTTGAGCCCTCACATGTATTGCGTGCTATGGGTGTTCCATTTACATATGCACATGGATCTATACGTTTTTCGTTGTCTCGTTATTCTACAGCTGACGAAGTTAATATAGTTGTTAAAGAATTACCTGCAATTATAGAGCGGTTGAGAGAGATCTCTCCCTTTAAAATTGATACCTGA